A genome region from Labrus mixtus chromosome 9, fLabMix1.1, whole genome shotgun sequence includes the following:
- the pld3 gene encoding 5'-3' exonuclease PLD3, whose amino-acid sequence MKTDIPYNQLVDVERRRQASNRKAVLYSRCVIALASVATVLLAAMALYNLLTPRVSSPHPAPSSSLHLSQRESCSDPCNIVLVESIPEGLEFNSSTTHPSIFQAWTNLMSEARSSLDIASFYWTLTNKDTGTQEPTAYQGETVLKKLSELSGKISVRIAVNTPQQSQPQDDLRLLNDSGANIRTVNMRKLTSGVLHTKFWVVDKKHIYIGSANMDWRSLTQVKELGAVVYNCSCLAADLGKIFEAYWFLGDSQSIPSPWPNSFSTLYNKDTPLQLPLNDTPSSVYLSSSPPSFCAAGRTPDLQSIVSVMEDAESFIYIAVMNYLPTLEFSHPKRYWADIDTQLRRAAYERRVKVRLLISCWASTQPVMFPFLKSLASVYDPKSKLDVQVRLFVVPASPEQKEIPFARVNHNKYMVTDKIAYIGTSNWSGDYFVSTAGSALVVNQTASESQEPTVQSQLKAVFERDWSSDYSAPLTQDTNLRDLC is encoded by the exons ATGAAGACGGACATCCCTTACAACCAG CTGGTGgatgtggagaggaggagacaagcgTCCAACAGGAAGGCTGTGTTG TACTCCAGGTGTGTGATAGCTCTTGCTTCTGTGGCCACCGTGCTGCTGGCCGCCATGGCCCTCTACAACCTCCTCACACCGAGGGTTTCCTCCCCGCACCCTGCCCCGAGCAGCAGCCTCCACCTGTCCCAGAGAGAGTCCTGCTCCGACCCCTGCAA CATCGTTCTGGTGGAGAGCATCCCCGAGGGTCTGGAGTTTAACTCCAGCACCACTCACCCCTCCATCTTCCAGGCCTGGACCAACCTGATGTCTGAGGCTCGCAGCAGCCTCGACATCGCCTCCTTCTACTGGACGCTCACTAACAAAGACACCGGCACGCAGGAGCCCACAGCCTATCAG GGTGAGACAGTCCTGAAGAAACTCAGCGAGCTCTCGGGAAAGATTTCTGTTCGCATCGCCGTCAACACTCCGCAGCAGAGTCAACCGCAGGACGACCTCCGACTGCTCAACGACTCAG gagcCAACATAAGGACGGTCAACATGAGGAAACTCACCTCAGGCGTCCTGCACACCAAGTTCTGGGTTGTGGacaagaaacacatttacatcGGCAGCGCCAACATGGACTGGAGGTCcctcacacag GTGAAGGAGCTGGGCGCCGTCGTCTACAACTGCAGCTGCCTGGCTGCAGACCTCGGGAAGATCTTTGAGGCGTACTGGTTTTTGGGTGACAGTCAGTCGATCCCGTCGCCGTGGCCCAACAGCTTCTCCACCCTTTACAACAAGGACACGCCCCTTCAGCTGCCGCTCAATGACACGCCGTCCAGCGTCTACCTGTCg agttctcctccatctttctgtgcAGCCGGCCGGACTCCAGACCTCCAGTCCATCGTCAGCGTGATGGAGGACGCCGAGAGCTTCATCTACATCGCTGTCATGAACTACCTGCCCACCTTGGAGTTCTCTCATCCTAAAAG gtactgggcGGACATCGACACTCAGCTGAGGAGAGCGGCATACGAGAGGCGGGTCAAAGTGCGTCTGCTGATCAGCTGCTGGGCCAGCACGCAGCCGGTCATGTTTCCCTTCCTCAAATCCCTCGCCTCGGTTTACGACCCCAAGAGCAAGCTGGACGTCCAGGTG AGACTGTTTGTGGTGCCTGCTAGCCCCGAGCAGAAGGAGATTCCCTTCGCCCGAGTGAACCACAACAAGTACATGGTGACTGACAAGATAGCTTACATAG GTACGTCCAACTGGTCGGGTGACTACTTTGTGAGCACGGCTGGATCTGCGTTGGTGGTGAACCAGACGGCGTCAGAGTCCCAGGAGCCGACCGTCCAATCACAGCTGAAGGCCGTGTTTGAGAGAGACTGGAGCTCCGACTACAGCGCTCCGCTCACCCAGGACACAAACCTCAGAGACTTGTGTTAG